The region GATCTGGTCGGCGAGCTCCAGCGTCGCCCCCATCGCGCCGTGCAGGAGGCCGGTGCCGCAGTCGGTGATGCAGATCGAGTAGTAACGCTCTATCAGGTTGGCGACCGTGCGGTAGTCCTCCGCGTCGAAGGCCTCGCTCACCGCCGGGTCGGTGTCGGAGGCGAGGACCTCCAGGCGCGCGGACGACTGCGAGGTGAACGCGCGGGCGTCGGCGTACCGGACGATGTGCGGCGCCTCGGCCAGCAGTGTCCTTATCGTCGCCGCGGTCTCCGACTTGACCTTGATGCCGAGCGTGCCCCGGTCCGGGTTCGCGTCGATCGCGATCACCCGGTCGCCGCGCAGGGAGGCGAGCGTGTTGCCCAGTGCCGCCGTCGTCGTGGTCTTCCCCACACCGCCCTTGAGGCTCATCACCGCGATCCGGTGGTGACCGCTGGCCACGGGAGTCTGCGCCTGGGCGATCAGCGTGCGGCGCTCCAGCTCCGCCGCCGACTCAGACGGGTTGATCCGGCCACCGGAGAGTTGGTAGACGATCCGCCGCCAGCCGCCGGTGGGTTCGACACGGCGGTTGATGAGCAGGTGCTCGGCCGTGAGGGGCACGCTGTCCGGAAACTGCTCGGGTGGGGTCGGCGCCGAGGTGCGGATCTCGGTCATGGTCGGGTCCTTTCACCGAGGACGAGGGGTAACGGGGAGGCGGTCGGCGGATGCTCCATCGTCAGCGGGTGCTCCATCGTCAACAGGTGCTCCATCGCACGGTGGCGGTGCGTTCGCCCTTCGGGCCGTGCATGACGAGCGGCGTCGTCGTCGGCGCGGGGACCCCGCACCAGTAACGGACCCGCAGCGCACGCACGGTGAGCACGGCGGTGTGCTGGGGCTTGAGCGTTCCACTGGACGGCGCGACCGACAGGCCGGGAGCCGAAATCCGCCATTTCACCGCTTTGCCGGCGGTCGTCGAGAGAGAGATCGTTCCTCTGCCGAAGGCGTCGAGCGTGATGACGGACGGCGCCTGGATCCCCCACGAGCCCATCAGCACGGCGGCCGGAGAGGCCGGGGTGTCCGCGGGGGCGGGCTGCCCACCCGCCTGCGAGCCGTTTCCGGAAGAGGCGGTCGCGGTCGTCTCCGGCCCGCCGGAGGCCCCGTCCGAAGCGCCGCCGGTCGTGCTGCCGTCGGTTCCCGCCGCCCCGTCCGTCGAGACGTCACCGCCGGAGCCGGTGTCCGAGTCGGTGCCGTCCGTTGCCGCCGCCTTGTCCGCCGGGGTGTCGCCGCCGGCGCCCGTGCCGCCCGTTCCGGCCGCCGGGGTCTCCACCGCGATGCTCGCGGGGGTGTTCGCCGGGGTGTTCGCCGTCCCCGCGCCGAGAGGGGCACCCGCCCCGGCCGCTCCGGGACCGGCCGTCGTCTGCGTGATTCCCGCCTCCAGCGGCCCGCCCCTGGGCTGGGGAGCCGGGGCGAAGAGGTTGATTCCGGTCACCGTCCCCGCCGCTCCCGCGATCACGACGATGATGATCCGTACGGCGGTCGCGCGCAGCAGCGTGAGGACCCGCGCGAGCATCGCGACGATCCTGATCTGGACGCCGGACGCCGGGCGCGCGGAGCGCTCCAGGTCTTCCACCGGCGCCGACGCCAGGGCGGGGACGAGGGCCGCGCTCGTCTCGGGCGCGGGGGCGGGCGCCGCCTCCCTGGCCCTGATCTGCGAGAGCAGGGCGTCGTACAGGGGGGTGTCCGGGCCCGGGGGCGTGGCGGGCCCGCCCGGGGAGCCCGGCGCCCCCGCTCCGGCGGCTCCGGGAGGAGCGGTGTGCGCGGACGTCCCGGACCGTGACCCGCCCGGCTGGCCCGGCGGCCGTCCCGCGCCCGGCGGCCGGGATGGCCGTGACAAGCCGCGGGGCCGTACGAGGCTCGGCTGCGTGTCCGCCTGGGAGAAGGGCCGCACCGGTCGCTCCGGCTGGGAGTCGCGCTGGGGGCCGCGCTGGGAGTCACGGCCGCCCTCCGGCTCGCTGTCCGGGACGACCGGGGACGCCGGGGCCTTCGGCGGGACCACCTTGGATGTCGCGGGGGCGACGGGGGCTGGGGCCGTCCCCACCGGCGCGGTGAGCGGCACCCCGAAGGACGACGGAGGACGGTGCGCCGACGACGCCGACGCCGCCGCCTGCCCGGACGCGGGCTGGTCCGCCACCCGTGCATCGGGCACCGGCCGATCAGGCACGTCCTGGTCGGACACGGCCTGGTCGGACACGTCCTGGTCGGGCACCGGCCGAGCCGGTGCGACATCGGCGGACGCGGACCGGCTGGGCGTGCCACGGGTGGCCGGCGCCTTGACGGGCGTGCTCTGCGTGGCAGACCGCTGGGTGGGCGTGCCGGGCACGGGCGACCGAGTGGTCCCGCTCTGCGCGGACGACGGCCAGGCAGACGACGGCTGTGGGGACGACGGCTGTGGGGACGACGGCCGGGCGGGTGCGGTGGGGACAGGGGCCCGGCGGAAGGGTACGACCGGGGCGGGGGCGATCGGGGCGGGGGCGATCGGGGCGGGGGCGGGGCGGTTGAGTGCGTCGAGGAGCCGCTGCCGCGTCTCGGAGGTGAGGTCGGCCACCGGCGGGCGGGAGAGCACCTGCGGCACGGTGTATCGGATGTTGATGGGCCGTTTGCAGACCACACAGGTCACGATGTGCGTGAGCAGCGCCGTACGAGCGGCGCCGAAGTCAGCGGCCTCGCTGTTCTCCTCCGGAAAGACGGCGGCGGCCAGCGGGGCGAGCTCCGGGCAGATGGGACGGCCCCTGGCGAGGCCGTCCAGCGCGCTCACCAGGATCTCCACCACGTCCTGCGTGCGCGCGACGAGCCGGCCGGCCTCCTTGGAGGGCAGGGCGAGCACGTGCACGAGATCGCGTAATCCGAGTTCATGGCGGTAGAGCAGGCGCAGCGTCTCGGCGCCCAAGGGGTCGGCCAGCCGCCACGCGCGCCGCACCGCACGGGGGTCCGGCCCTCCTGAACCCGCGCCCGGCAGGAAGCCCGGCCCCGGCCCGGTGGCGCACTCCCGGCGCAGCGCGGACAGCAGCCAGGCGCGGTCTGTCACGTTCCCGGGCCGCTCCCGGCCGGCGCACGACCGCATCGCGGCGGTCACCGCCGTGAGCGTTGCGGATGACTCAAGATGGTAGGACGCGTAGTCCACGAGATGAGCGCCGTGCTCGTCGACCCATGCCATCCCCCGGCCGGGGTCGAGCGTCACATCCCCGGTGGGCGGGCTCATGCGCACCGGTTCGGGTGGAGGACGGCGACTGCGTCATGTTCGGCCAGAGCATCACCGCGGCCAAGGCGCTCCACTTGCGCGGCGGGAAAATCCGATGCATACCGATACATAGAACGAGATCTTAGACTGACTCGGATGTGTTGGGAAGGAAAAGAACCCGAGCAATCTACAGTTGAGGATAAGCCGCAAATAACACCGATATGGCCATCCGAAAAGGGTCCAGGAGAGATGCCCGTTATTATCTCCCAGCTTGTCCGGAGAAGTCGCGACACGTCTTCCCTTCCCCTCGGCATTACCTGTATGACCTGCACGTACCTTCCCATTCTTCGCACGCGCACGCACGGCCCGGGGATGGTTTCCGGCACCGTCCGCAGTCCGTCATCCGATCGCCACATCCGATGTGAATAACCTTCATATTTCCGGGGAATAATCTGCCTTTCATGCTTTCTCGGTATTACGGCGCGCCCCCGCACCACCTCCGTCCGGCACCGCCCGCCACGGTCGCCCGGAACGGCCGCCGAAGACCAACGGAAACGCGATCTCGGCGATTTCCCGGCGCAAGGCGGCCCGGCACGTGTCAGTCCAGGTTGGCAGCCGCGTCCTTGTCAGTCTACGTTGACACCATGCTTGATCGACTGCTGCTCGCCTGCGGGCTGGTCGCGGGCCCCCTCTTCACCGTCGCGTATCTCACGGAAGGCGCCCTGCGCGCCCACTACAGGCCGTTACGCCATCCGGTCAGCTCCCTCGCCATCGGCGACCGCGGATGGGTCCAGACAACCAATTTCATCGTCGCGGGCCTGCTGTCCCTGGCCTTCGCCGCCGGCCTCTGGCGTGCCGGACCCGCACACTGGGGCGCACTTCTGGTCGGCGTGTGGGCGATCGGCATGCTTTCCGGGGGGATCTTCCCTACAGATCCGGTGAGCGGTTATCCCCCCGGAACCCCCGACCTGCTCCAGGACAGCACCCGGCAGGGAGTTCTCCACTCTCTCTTCTCTTTGGTCGGGTTCGTGGCGCTGACCGCGGCCTGCTTCGTGTTCGCCGGGTCGGGCACGCCCGGGTGGGCGATTTACTCGGTCGCGAGCGGTGTGCTCTTCGCGGCGACGATGGCTCTGGCGACCGCCGCTTTCGCCCAGAAGGAAAGCCTGGTCGATCTGGGCGGCCTGATCCAGCGCGTCTCGGTGACCATCGGCTGGGCCTGGCTCGCCGTTCTCGCCGTACACACCATGCGCGGCTGATCTTCGCGATCTCCGTCGATTCCGGGCGCTCCCGCAACCACCGGCGCCGGTGCCCACGAAGAGACGTGCGTGGAGGCCGTCGTCGTGCTGTTCAACCGGGACCTGCGGGTCCACGACCACCCCGCGCTGGCGGAGGCCTGCGCGTCGGCCCGGCAGGTCGTGCCGCTGTTCGTGCTCGACCCCGCGATCGAGGCCCGGCACCGCCGCGACTTCCTGCACG is a window of Microbispora sp. NBC_01189 DNA encoding:
- a CDS encoding MinD/ParA family protein — translated: MTEIRTSAPTPPEQFPDSVPLTAEHLLINRRVEPTGGWRRIVYQLSGGRINPSESAAELERRTLIAQAQTPVASGHHRIAVMSLKGGVGKTTTTAALGNTLASLRGDRVIAIDANPDRGTLGIKVKSETAATIRTLLAEAPHIVRYADARAFTSQSSARLEVLASDTDPAVSEAFDAEDYRTVANLIERYYSICITDCGTGLLHGAMGATLELADQIVLVTMVAVDGASSAAATLDWLTAHGHGHLVRNAIVVLNAVEPKSHVDVDLLERHFSGRCRTVVRVPFDPHLKEGAEVDLTRLRPTTRGAYLRLAAAAGQAFGQRPDRGN
- a CDS encoding DUF998 domain-containing protein gives rise to the protein MLDRLLLACGLVAGPLFTVAYLTEGALRAHYRPLRHPVSSLAIGDRGWVQTTNFIVAGLLSLAFAAGLWRAGPAHWGALLVGVWAIGMLSGGIFPTDPVSGYPPGTPDLLQDSTRQGVLHSLFSLVGFVALTAACFVFAGSGTPGWAIYSVASGVLFAATMALATAAFAQKESLVDLGGLIQRVSVTIGWAWLAVLAVHTMRG